GTTATTTGGTTCGCCGATCAGCTGGGCATGTAAACAAGACTGCGTTGCCGATTCATCAACGCATGCAGAATACATCGCTCTTGCGGAAGCAACTCGCGAAGGTTTGTGGATACGCTATCTACTTGAAGATTACGAACGAAAAACACAAGAGACCACGGTAATTTATGAAGATAACCAGAGCTGTTTAAAGCTTGccgaaaatggaaaattcagcAGCCGCAGCAAACACATCGACATAAAATACCATTTCATCAGAGACATAAAGAAGAAGAGCCTCATGAACTACGAGTACTGCCAAACAGATGAAATGATTGCTGACATGCTAACAAAGCCATTAGGAAAAAACAAGCTACGATACTTTGCAGAAAAAGGCGGATTAGTATGTCAATAAATCACTGCAGGTGTGCGTTCGTTGAGGAAGGGTGTTGGAGTATAGCA
Above is a window of Diorhabda sublineata isolate icDioSubl1.1 unplaced genomic scaffold, icDioSubl1.1 Dsub_196, whole genome shotgun sequence DNA encoding:
- the LOC130452135 gene encoding uncharacterized protein LOC130452135, with the protein product MPNSERYQQLIGALLYLAVNTRPDIAASVTILSQYNKAPTMTDWTEAKRIARYLKGTADYELRLGEKNEALGLIGYADADYGEDRKTRKSHTGYLFQLFGSPISWACKQDCVADSSTHAEYIALAEATREGLWIRYLLEDYERKTQETTVIYEDNQSCLKLAENGKFSSRSKHIDIKYHFIRDIKKKSLMNYEYCQTDEMIADMLTKPLGKNKLRYFAEKGGLVCQ